The following proteins are co-located in the Takifugu flavidus isolate HTHZ2018 chromosome 16, ASM371156v2, whole genome shotgun sequence genome:
- the commd8 gene encoding COMM domain-containing protein 8: protein MVDLLSRLSVQECTRLCHRVVDGLCGQQPPTRADYSSTWTLEEWTELNNSLISLFRLAVYNNTSDEKVVAVLSSVGNSHTDAVLSVLRARREEIHTALLNRTNSISFATLQDFDWQLKLAISSDKMASLHIPLLSLGLSVKENGILRPVAMEMDREELNMLLGSLDAANKVVLQLK from the exons CTGTGTCACAGGGTAGTGGATGGACTGTGTGGGCAGCAGCCTCCAACgagagcagattacagcagCACCTGGACTTTGGAGGAGTGGACAGAACTTAACAATTCCTTGATCTCTCTCTTCCGCTTAGCAGTATACAACAACACCTCTGATGAAAAG GTTGTAGCAGTGTTGTCAAGCGTGGGCAATAGCCATACAGATGCTGTCCTAAGTGTGTTGAGGGCCAGACGAGAGGAGATCCACACAGCACTGCTCAACAGAACCAATTCCATCTCCTTCGCTACTCTGCAGGACTTTGACTGGCAGCTCAAG CTCGCTATCTCCAGTGATAAGATGGCATCTCTCCATATTCCTCTGCTCAGCCTCGGTTTGAGCGTGAAGGAGAATGGTATCCTTCGGCCAGTCGCGATGGAGATGGACCGAGAGGAGTTGAACATGCTCCTTGGTTCATTAGATGCTGCCAATAAG GTGGTGCTGCAGttgaaatga
- the enpep gene encoding glutamyl aminopeptidase — protein MDKEPKRYCIRTKHVVIICMTVAICCLVVGLAVGLTREEYTPTTEPTEPTTKPPAPDRGPCLDSSDSSGDWKNFRLPEYVNPVHYDLHLEPNMDDDTYTGTIEVHVKVSKPTRHLWLHIRETFVSAMPTLRKGQEQLQVKNCFEYKLHQYVVVEVTEELPITGPEEVYVLSLDFQGWLNGSLVGFYRVVYTEDGIKKKIAATDHEPTDARKSFPCFDEPNKKATYNISITHDSSYRALSNMPEENIEKLPGSKTKTTFKKSVPMSTYLVCFAVHQFQFVERTSARGIPLRIYTQPSQLGTAEYAANTTKIIFDYFEDYFNMTYSIEKLDKIAIPDFGTGAMENWGLITYRETNLLYDEQESSSYNKQRVASVISHELVHQWFGNIVTMDWWDDLWLNEGFASFFEYVGVEEAEKDWGMRDIMIISDVLPVMVDDALLTSHPIIVDVSTPAEITSVFDSISYSKGASILRMLEDWMGKENFRDGCRKYLKDFYFKNAKTANFWESLTDVSGLPVAEVMDTWTKQMGYPVLDLSISESSANLSQKRFLLDLTADTRNLTSPFGYRWTIPVKWHALKSEKNMTTIFAKENDSAILNYSMEADGLLKINNDHMGFYRVNHENSMWDAIGSQLQRNRMEFDAADRTSYVDDVFALARADIIDYGTAFNLTMYLTNETDYIVWSRVSSSIAYVRDMLSSNTVVYPKLQKLFRSHVESISRQLGWDDKGTQTERLLRETVLKIACQMGDDKTLNEASRLFDQWIMGSLSSIAVNLRLLVYQYGMKNGTEEKWNIMFQRYQNTSLAQERDKLLYGLASVENVTLLYRLLEATKDENVVRSQDLFTVVRYVSYNPLGQSMAWEWTTLNWDYLVNRYTINDRSLGRLLNQITTSYNTELQLWKMEHFFTLTPDSGAGKTPRKQALETVRNNIEWLRRNEDEIKWWLQKNVV, from the exons ATGGATAAAGAGCCAAAACGTTACTGCATTCGTACAAAGCATGTGGTCATCATCTGTATGACAGTGGCGATCTGCTGTCTGGTGGTGGGCCTTGCAGTTGGTCTAACGCGGGAAGAATATACTCCCACTACAGAGCCTACAGAGCCTACTACCAAGCCCCCTGCACCCGACAGAGGACCCTGTCTTGACTCCAGTGACTCCAGTGGTGACTGGAAGAATTTCCGGCTGCCTGAATATGTAAATCCAGTTCATTATGACCTTCACCTGGAGCCCAACATGGACGATGACACTTACACTGGCACTATCGAGGTCCATGTAAAGGTCAGTAAACCAACCCGCCACTTGTGGCTCCACATTAGGGAGACATTTGTAAGTGCAATGCCAACACTGAGGAAAGGTCAGGAACAGTTGCAAGTTAAAAATTGCTTTGAATACAAACTTCATCAATACGTGGTGGTGGAGGTCACAGAGGAGCTACCCATCACTGGACCAGAGGAGGTCTATGTGCTCAGCCTGGACTTTCAGGGCTGGCTAAATGGATCTCTGGTTGGATTCTACAGGGTTGTCTATACTGAGGATGGCATAAAAAA AAAGATTGCTGCAACAGATCACGAACCAACAGATGCTCGCAAGTCCTTCCCCTGCTTCGATGAACCCAACAAGAAAGCAACCTACAACATTTCTATTACTCACGACTCTAGTTATAGAGCTCTTTCCAATATGCCGGAAGAG AACATCGAAAAACTGCCTGGCAGTAAAACAAAGACAACCTTCAAGAAGTCCGTTCCAATGAGTACCTATTTAGTGTGTTTTGCTGTTCACCAGTTTCAGTTTGTGGAAAGGACTTCTGCTCGAGGAATTCCT TTAAGAATCTACACCCAACCGAGTCAGCTAGGAACTGCAGAATATGCAGCCAACACTACCAAAATCATCTTTGATTACTTCGAGGATTATTTTAATATGACATACTCCATTGAAAAACTTG ATAAGATAGCTATCCCTGACTTTGGAACTGGTGCCATGGAGAACTGGGGCCTCATCACCTACCGTGAGACCAATCTGTTATACGATGAGCAAGAGTCATCCTCCTACAACAAGCAGCGAGTGGCCAGTGTCATCTCCCACGAGCTGGTGCATCAG tggTTTGGGAACATAGTGACAATGGATTGGTGGGATGACCTCTGGCTTAATGAGGGCTTTGCCAGTTTCTTTGAGTATGTTGgtgtggaggaagcagagaaagaCTGGGGCATG CGAGATATCATGATCATTAGTGATGTCCTTCCTGTAATGGTGGATGATGCCCTTCTGACCTCACACCCAATCATTGTCGACGTGTCAACACCAGCAGAGATCACATCTGTTTTTGACTCTATTTCATATAGCAAG GGCGCGTCCATCCTTAGGATGCTGGAAGACTGGATGGGTAAAGAAAACTTCAGAGATGGCTGTCGA aAATATTTGAAAGATTTTTACTTCAAGAATGCCAAAACCGCCAACTTCTGGGAATCTCTCACAGAT GTGAGTGGGTTGCCGGTTGCTGAAGTAATGGATACGTGGACAAAACAGATGGGTTATCCTGTGCTCGATCTCTCTATCTCTGAAAGCAGTGCCAACCTAAGCCAGAAACGCTTTCTTCTTGACCTCACAGCTGATACCAGAAACCTAACATCACCTTTTGG GTACAGGTGGACAATCCCAGTCAAATGGCATGCTCTTAAAAGTGAAAAGAATATGACCACAATATTTGCAAAAGAAAACG ACAGTGCCATCTTGAACTACTCGATGGAAGCAGATGGACTGCTGAAGATTAACAATGACCACATGGGGTTTTATAGAGTCAACCATGAAAACAGTATGTGGGATGCCATCGGCAGTCAGCTCCAGAGGAATCGCATG GAGTTTGATGCAGCTGATCGAACGAGCTACGTTGATGATGTTTTTGCACTTGCAAG GGCAGACATAATTGATTATGGTACCGCCTTCAACCTTACCATGTACCTGACAAATGAGACGGACTACATTGTCTGGAGCCGTGTATCTTCTTCTATTGCCTATGTCAGGGACATGTTGTCTAGCAATACTGTCGTCTACCCAAAATTACAG AAACTGTTCCGTAGTCATGTTGAGTCCATATCAAGACAACTTGGATGGGATGATAAGGGAACGCAGACAGAGAG GTTGCTGAGGGAAACTGTGCTGAAAATTGCATGTCAAATGGGTGATGACAAGACTCTGAATGAGGCATCTCGCCTTTTTGACCAATGGATTATGGGATCTCTCAG cagtatAGCGGTGAACCTGCGGCTACTTGTCTATCAATATGGCATGAAGAACGGCACCGAAGAGAAGTGGAACATAATGTTCCAGAGGTACCAAAATACTTCACTGGCTCAAGAGAGGGACAAGCTACTCTATGGACTGGCATCAGTGGAGAATGTGACACTACTCTACAG ACTCCTAGAGGCTACTAAGGATGAGAATGTGGTGAGGAGCCAGGATTTGTTCACTGTGGTACGATACGTGTCCTACAATCCACTGGGTCAGAGCATGGCGTGGGAATGGACCACGCTTAACTGGGACTACTTAGTCAACAG ATACACCATCAATGACCGGAGCCTTGGCCGGCTTTTAAACCAGATCACCACCTCCTACAACACAGAGTTGCAATTGTGGAAG ATGGAGCATTTCTTCACATTAACACCAGATTCCGGTGCTGGGAAGACGCCCCGGAAGCAGGCACTAGAGACAGTAAGGAACAACATTGAGTGGCTCCGGAGGAATGAAGATGAGATTAAATGGTGGCTGCAGAAAAACGTTGTGTAA
- the rrh gene encoding visual pigment-like receptor peropsin, whose product MKVFSLVNISNEVEGKSVFTQWEHNIVAGYLIIAGVISLTSNIVVLLMFVKFKELRTATNFIIINLAFTDIGVAGIGYPMSAASDIHGSWKFGHTGCQIYAALNIFFGMASIGLLTVVAIDRYITICRPDIGRKMTVQSYNLLILAAWLNAVFWSSMPVVGWAAYAPDPTGATCTINWRQNNASFISYTMAVIGVNFMLPLFVMFYCYYNVSVTVNRCKTSNCLDDINIEWSEQMDVTKMSLVMIIMFLVAWSPYSIVCLWASFGDPKAIPAPMAIIAPLFAKSSTFYNPCIYVIANKKFRRAIIGMIRCQTRQQITINTEIPMTTSQQTATQ is encoded by the exons ATGAAAGTTTTCTCTTTGGTCAACATTTCCAATGAAGTTGAGGGAAAAAGTGTCTTCACCCAGTGGGAGCACAACATTGTTGCTGGATATCTAATCATTGCAG GTGTCATCAGTTTAACAAGCAACattgtggtgctgctgatgtttgtgaAGTTTAAAGAGCTTCGCACTGCCACTAACTTCATAATCATCAACCTGGCTTTCACTGACATTGGAGTAGCAGGTATTGGTTATCCTATGTCGGCTGCTTCGGACATCCATGGAAGTTGGAAATTTGGCCACACTGGCTGTCAG ATCTACGCAGCTCTTAACATCTTCTTTGGAATGGCCAGTATTGGTTTGCTGACTGTGGTGGCCATTGACCGGTACATCACCATCTGCAGACCGGACATAG GGCGGAAAATGACAGTTCAATCTTATAACCTTCTTATATTGGCTGCTTGGCTAAATGCGGTGTTCTGGTCTTCCATGCCTGTGGTGGGCTGGGCTGCTTATGCCCCTGACCCCACTGGAGCCACCTGTACCATTAACTGGAGACAGAACAATGC CTCTTTCATCTCTTACACTATGGCGGTGATTGGTGTGAACTTCATGCTACCTTTATTTGTAATGTTCTATTGCTACTACAATGTGTCGGTCACTGTGAACCGATGCAAAACAAGCAACTGCTTGGATGATATCAACATTGAATGGTCAGAGCAGATGGATGTCACAAAG ATGTCGCTTGTGATGATTATTATGTTCTTGGTGGCCTGGTCTCCATATTCCATTGTATGTCTCTGGGCATCATTTGGTGACCCCAAGGCAATACCTGCTCCTATGGCTATCATTGCTCCACTCTTTGCCAAGTCCTCTACCTTTTACAACCCCTGCATTTATGTCATTGCAAACAAAAA GTTCCGCCGAGCCATCATAGGGATGATCAGATGTCAAACAAGGCAGCAAATCACAATCAATACTGAAATCCCAATGACAACTTCTCAGCAAACTGCAACCCAGTGA
- the LOC130540107 gene encoding uncharacterized protein LOC130540107, translating to MYDNPLAMTDVLPWTPETEEAFMYIKQALVGAGVLKLPDYQKPFEQVVDCKGDFMTSVLLQKHGDKRQPIAYYSHKLDPVACALPPCVKAVVAASEAVKASAGVVLYHELTLLVPHAVSILLLQSKIAFLSPARHLSCMAVLLSQPNLTIRRCTTLNPATLLPTAEEGHQHNCLDEVSITVLPRPDLSDVVLTTGQTLFVDGSSRKDDCGRTRTAYAVVTATEVVEAKSLPSSYSAQAAELVALTRACELSKGQDVTIYTDSQYAFSTLFVFAQQWNLRGMKTSTGKPVMHAELLRKLLAAVQQPRKIAVCKCTAHTNNTDAVSQGNAFADRAAKAAANNNTLLDNDEEESFALEPADNDILKEMQQSAPEKEKATWKKRGAKLDDKGLLTIGNKPILPRNMHKWAALVSHGPCHVSTGGMVQMVNEHYYTIGFHTYSKNLCSQCAICVKHSPQGALKAPAGTTPLPNHPFHTVFLDFIQLTPCEGNQGQNDALRQDESYARAKRTVVSHLGHSWLEQDPESPHIYGLNTWWRYANFTAQTRNHSRCYVCSMLPVSVHTPRIIAEPMTGSEGQCFVHIGLSRDTNFALKLLDGTWFTRSNCSQEPLRTMAGKANRFRFPVLGAINPTYCYARSGGRDLGSLHKDVCKLLIMFIRHAHLELMKMWNQTLQLIGIIGKRVYSSIKVPSNANRSVLMTPGTSVVYLPSMKQHRGVQKVITVHATIPLSRQKIKVHN from the exons atgtatgataatcccttagcaatgactgatgtgttaccATGGACCCCTGaaactgaagaagcatttatgtacataaaacaggccctcgtaggtgctggagtgttaaagctgccagactatcagaagccttttgagcaggttgttgactgcaagggtgattttatgacttcagttttgttgcagaagcacggagataagaggcagccaatagcctactactcccacaagctagatcccgtagcttgtgcactcccgccatgcgttaaagcagtggtggcagcgtctgaggcagtaaaagcctccgcaggagtggtgctatatcatgagctaactttgctagttccacatgcagtgtcaatactgctgctacaaagtaagatagcattcctgtcgcccgcacgtcatctttcctgcatggcagtgttgctgtctcagccgaatctgacgattcgtcgctgcacaaccttaaacccagcaacgctgctacccaccgcagaagagggacaccagcacaactgcctggatgaggtctccattacggtcctgccgcgaccagatcttagtgatgtcgtgttgactacaggacagacactctttgtggatggatcatcgagaaaggatgactgtggacgtactagaactgcctatgcagtagttacagcaactgaggtggtggaggcgaaatcacttccctcctcctattctgctcaagctgcagaactcgtcgcactcacacgtgcctgtgaactaagcaaaggacaggatgttaccatctacacagatagtcaatatgcattttccacgctgtttgtgtttgctcaacaatggaatttgagagggatgaaaacttcgACGGGCAAACcagtcatgcatgcagaactgctaagaaagttattagctgcagtacagcagccacgtaaaatagctgtatgtaaatgcactgcacatactaacaacacagacgcagtctcacaaggcaatgcctttgctgacagagccgcaaaggctgcagcaaataacaacacacttcttgataatgatgaggaagaatcatttgccttagaacctgcagataatgatattctaaaagaaatgcaacaaagtgctccagaaaaggaaaaggccacgtggaagaagcgaggagccaaactggatgataaaggactattaaccataggaaacaaaccaatccttccccggaatatgcataaatgggcagcattagtgagccatgggccatgccatgtctcaacaggagggatggtacagatggttaatgaacattattacactataggatttcatacatactcaaaaaatctttgttcacaatgtgctatttgtgtaaaacacagcccacagggagcccttaaggcccctgcaggcactacaccattgccaaatcatccatttcacacagtttttctagattttattcagctaacaccatgtgaag gtaatcagggacagaatgatgctctgagacaggatgagagctacgcgcgcgctaaacgcaccgtagttagccacttaggacattcatggttagaacaagatccagagtccccacacatttatggtttgaatacatggtggcgctatgctaatttcacagcacAGACAcggaatcattctcgttgttacgtttgttctatgctaccagtttccgtgcatacaccgcgaaTAATTGCTGAACCAATGACAGGGAGTGAAGGGCAGTGCTTTGTCCatatagggctaagccgtgacacgaatTTCGCACTGAagttgttggatggaacgtggttcactcgcagcaactgctcccaagagccactacggacaatggcagggaaagccaatagattcagattccctgtgctaggtgcgatAAATcccacatactgttatgcacggagtggtggtagagacttgGGGtcgttacacaaggatgtctgtaaattATTAATTATGTTTATACGGCATGCACACTTGGAATTAATGAAGATGTGGAATCAAACTCTACAACTAATCGGtattatcggaaaacgtgtTTACAGCAGCATAAAAGTTCCGAGCAAtgcgaacaggagtgtattgatgacccccggcaccTCTGTGGTTTATTTACCTTCAATGaaacaacacagaggtgtccagaaggttataactgtacatgcaaCTATCCCACTTTCACGCCAGAAGATAAAGGTAcacaattag